One segment of Streptomyces roseifaciens DNA contains the following:
- a CDS encoding maleylpyruvate isomerase family mycothiol-dependent enzyme, with product MTMTLSHDRYCSEILHQTELLRGALGEGADVSVTVPTCPEWTLGQLLLHVGQAHRMATGLVRDQVKEFVPPSTAAQGGPAPAPGEPSADDLPALAAWLGEGAEALVAVLREAGPDSPVWTFSEDQRSVFWARRMTHETLMHRADALGALGVPFTAEPEVAADCVDEWLDILTFPAAVAFKPRLAELPGPGRTLHLHATDTPAELDAEWFIDLTGEGVSWRRAHEKAAVAVRGPVTDLLSVLFQRLPADSDRVEVLGDRELLDFWLDRAVF from the coding sequence ATGACGATGACGCTCAGCCACGACCGCTACTGTTCCGAGATCCTGCACCAGACCGAGCTGCTGCGCGGCGCCCTGGGCGAGGGCGCCGACGTGTCGGTCACCGTGCCCACCTGCCCGGAGTGGACGCTCGGGCAGCTCCTGCTGCACGTGGGCCAGGCCCACCGCATGGCCACCGGGCTCGTGCGCGATCAGGTCAAGGAGTTCGTGCCGCCGTCCACCGCCGCCCAGGGCGGCCCCGCGCCCGCCCCGGGCGAGCCCTCCGCGGACGATCTGCCCGCTCTCGCCGCATGGCTCGGCGAAGGCGCCGAGGCGCTGGTGGCCGTCCTGCGCGAGGCGGGGCCCGACAGCCCCGTGTGGACCTTCTCCGAGGACCAGCGGTCCGTCTTCTGGGCCCGCCGGATGACGCACGAGACCCTCATGCACCGCGCCGACGCCCTGGGCGCCCTGGGCGTCCCCTTCACGGCGGAGCCCGAAGTGGCGGCCGACTGCGTCGACGAGTGGCTGGACATCCTCACCTTCCCGGCGGCCGTCGCGTTCAAGCCGCGCCTGGCGGAGCTGCCCGGCCCCGGCCGCACCCTCCACCTGCACGCCACCGACACCCCGGCGGAGCTCGACGCGGAGTGGTTCATCGACCTCACCGGCGAGGGCGTCTCCTGGCGCCGGGCCCACGAGAAGGCCGCCGTGGCCGTGCGCGGTCCGGTGACCGACCTGCTGAGCGTCCTCTTCCAGCGCCTTCCCGCCGACAGCGACCGCGTCGAGGTCCTGGGCGACCGCGAGCTGCTCGACTTCTGGCTGGATCGGGCCGTCTTCTGA
- a CDS encoding glycosyltransferase family 4 protein, translating to MTAEATEAALAHAAREARAGQDARNDGLRDGDGDRPLRIALLTYKGNPFCGGQGVYVRHLSRELARLGHSVEVIGSQPYPVLDEGVTLTELPSLDLYRQPDPFRTPGRDEYRDWIDALEVSTMWTGGFPEPLTFSLRARRHLAAQRGRFDVVHDNQTLGYGLLGGPDAIGAPLVTTIHHPITVDRQLDLAAAADWKRRASVRRWYGFTRMQKRVARRLPSVLTVSGSSRQEIVDHLGVRAERVHVVPIGADTDLFSPDPSVPEVPGRIVTTSSADVPLKGLIHLIEALAVVRRRHPDAHLVVVGKRAEDGPIATAIRRCGLEGAVEFVKGITDAELVGLVRSAQVACVPSLYEGFSLPAAEAMATGTPLAATTGGAIPEVAGPDGETCLAVPPGDSGALASALDRLLGDPGLRRRLGAAGRERVLSRFTWREAALGTARHYREAIALAGARPAGRRG from the coding sequence GTGACCGCTGAGGCCACTGAGGCAGCTCTCGCACATGCGGCGCGCGAGGCGCGCGCGGGGCAGGACGCACGGAACGACGGCCTCCGGGACGGGGACGGCGACCGCCCCCTGCGGATCGCGCTGCTCACCTACAAGGGCAACCCGTTCTGCGGCGGCCAGGGCGTCTACGTCCGCCACCTCTCCCGCGAACTCGCCCGCCTCGGGCACAGCGTCGAGGTCATCGGCTCCCAGCCGTACCCCGTCCTCGACGAGGGCGTGACCCTCACCGAGCTCCCGAGCCTCGACCTCTACCGCCAGCCGGACCCGTTCCGCACGCCCGGCCGCGACGAGTACCGCGACTGGATCGACGCGCTGGAGGTCTCCACCATGTGGACGGGCGGCTTCCCCGAGCCGCTCACCTTCAGCCTGCGCGCGCGGCGCCATCTCGCCGCGCAGCGCGGCCGGTTCGATGTCGTCCACGACAACCAGACCCTGGGCTACGGGCTCCTCGGCGGTCCCGACGCGATCGGCGCGCCGCTGGTGACCACCATCCACCACCCCATCACCGTCGACCGGCAGCTCGACCTCGCCGCCGCGGCGGACTGGAAGCGGCGGGCCTCCGTGCGCCGCTGGTACGGCTTCACCCGGATGCAGAAGCGGGTCGCCCGCCGGCTGCCGTCCGTGCTCACCGTCTCCGGCTCCTCGCGCCAGGAGATCGTCGACCACCTCGGCGTCCGGGCCGAGCGGGTGCACGTGGTGCCCATCGGCGCCGACACCGACCTGTTCTCGCCCGACCCGTCCGTGCCCGAGGTCCCGGGCCGCATCGTCACCACCTCCAGCGCGGACGTCCCCCTCAAGGGCCTCATCCACCTGATCGAGGCGCTGGCCGTGGTCCGCCGCCGCCACCCGGACGCGCACCTCGTGGTCGTCGGCAAGCGTGCCGAGGACGGGCCGATCGCCACGGCGATCCGGCGCTGCGGGCTGGAGGGCGCCGTCGAGTTCGTCAAGGGCATCACCGACGCCGAGCTCGTCGGCCTCGTGCGCTCGGCGCAGGTCGCCTGCGTGCCGTCGCTGTACGAGGGCTTCTCGCTGCCGGCCGCCGAGGCCATGGCCACGGGGACGCCGCTGGCCGCCACCACCGGCGGTGCCATACCGGAGGTCGCGGGCCCCGACGGGGAGACCTGCCTGGCCGTCCCGCCGGGCGACTCCGGAGCCCTCGCCTCCGCCCTGGACCGGCTCCTCGGCGATCCCGGACTCCGCCGCCGCCTCGGTGCCGCGGGCCGCGAACGCGTCCTCTCCCGCTTCACCTGGCGCGAGGCCGCGCTCGGCACGGCCCGCCACTACCGCGAGGCGATCGCCCTCGCGGGCGCCCGGCCCGCCGGACGGCGAGGCTAG
- a CDS encoding N-acetylmuramoyl-L-alanine amidase, whose product MTRRPGGIRRPVVIAVAALVPAGFAGWLLWDASADGGEKAPVAAASSASPGRSPASQAPSRQPSPSAGSPSASGSSAPPSASPAAADEGPLPDGPLKGKVVLVDPGHNIRNSEHTAEINRSVDIGTGRKECDTTGTSTDAGYAEATFSLDVAHRIRTLLRAQGAKVVFTHDGERPYGPCVDERAAIGNRAHADAAVSVHADGSGVGNRGFHVILPASVKGGRADTSPIAGPSKDLGVRIAGHFVRSTGSAPSNYIGGGTGLDTRGDLGGLNLSTVPKVFVECGNMRDPKDAALLTDGAWRQKAAQGIADGITDFLDG is encoded by the coding sequence GTGACCCGCCGTCCGGGCGGCATCCGTAGGCCCGTCGTCATCGCGGTGGCGGCCCTGGTGCCGGCCGGCTTCGCGGGCTGGCTGCTGTGGGACGCGAGCGCGGACGGCGGGGAGAAGGCCCCGGTGGCCGCCGCGTCGTCGGCCTCGCCCGGCCGCTCCCCCGCCTCGCAGGCCCCGTCCCGGCAGCCGTCGCCGTCCGCCGGGTCCCCCTCGGCGTCCGGGTCGTCCGCGCCGCCGAGCGCGTCGCCCGCCGCGGCCGACGAGGGGCCGCTGCCGGACGGCCCGCTCAAGGGCAAGGTGGTCCTGGTCGACCCCGGTCACAACATCCGCAACAGTGAGCACACCGCCGAGATCAACCGCTCCGTCGACATCGGCACCGGCCGCAAGGAGTGCGACACCACGGGGACGTCCACGGACGCGGGTTACGCCGAGGCCACGTTCAGCCTCGACGTCGCCCACCGGATCCGCACGCTCCTGCGGGCGCAGGGCGCCAAGGTGGTGTTCACGCACGACGGCGAGCGCCCGTACGGCCCGTGCGTGGACGAGCGGGCCGCGATCGGCAACCGGGCGCACGCCGACGCCGCCGTCTCGGTGCACGCCGACGGCTCGGGCGTCGGCAACCGCGGCTTCCATGTGATCCTGCCCGCTTCCGTCAAGGGCGGGCGCGCGGACACCTCGCCCATCGCCGGGCCGTCGAAGGACCTCGGGGTGCGCATCGCGGGCCACTTCGTGCGGAGCACGGGCAGCGCCCCGTCCAACTACATCGGCGGCGGTACCGGTCTGGACACCCGCGGTGACCTCGGCGGGCTCAACCTCTCCACCGTCCCCAAGGTGTTCGTCGAGTGCGGCAACATGCGCGACCCCAAGGACGCCGCCCTGCTGACGGACGGTGCATGGCGGCAGAAGGCGGCGCAAGGGATCGCCGACGGCATCACGGACTTCCTGGACGGGTAG
- a CDS encoding response regulator transcription factor: protein MIRVLLVHDTYLLRAALAALIGREPDLEVSSASWQRAVAMSDSLRPHVCVVDMDSPEAGGPGGLRELSGHGDARDDRAALLALASAGRPGPLRRAYEEKALGYLSKNASPDRLVEGIRHVANGERYIDETLGFGFLEASEMPLTRRELSVLSLAAEGASVGEIARSLHLSNGTVRNYMAAITRKTGARNRVDAIRISQVAGWV from the coding sequence GTGATCCGGGTGCTACTGGTGCATGACACCTATCTGCTGCGAGCGGCGCTGGCGGCTCTCATCGGCAGAGAACCGGACCTGGAGGTCTCGTCCGCGTCCTGGCAACGCGCGGTGGCCATGTCGGACTCGCTGCGGCCGCACGTGTGCGTGGTGGACATGGACAGCCCGGAGGCCGGCGGGCCGGGCGGCCTGCGGGAGCTGTCCGGGCACGGTGACGCACGCGACGACAGGGCGGCCCTGCTCGCCCTGGCCAGCGCGGGACGGCCGGGGCCCCTGCGCCGGGCGTACGAGGAGAAGGCCCTGGGGTACCTGAGCAAAAACGCTTCTCCCGACCGGCTCGTCGAAGGGATACGGCATGTGGCGAACGGCGAGCGGTACATCGACGAGACGCTCGGCTTCGGCTTCCTGGAGGCCTCGGAGATGCCCCTGACGAGACGCGAGCTGAGCGTCCTGTCACTCGCGGCGGAGGGGGCGTCCGTCGGGGAGATCGCCCGCAGCCTCCACCTGTCCAACGGGACGGTGCGCAACTACATGGCCGCCATCACCCGCAAGACCGGGGCACGGAACCGGGTCGACGCGATCCGTATCTCGCAGGTGGCGGGGTGGGTGTGA
- a CDS encoding LLM class F420-dependent oxidoreductase, with the protein MRLGLALGYWGRSPDPRHLDLAREAERLGYHSVWTAESWGSDAFTPLTWIAAHTTRIRLGTAVAQMAARSPAATAMHALTLDHLSGGRLLLGLGLSGPQVVEGWYGRPFPDSPLTATREYVDVVRQVLRRRAPVTLDGRHHALPYRGPGATGLGRPLRPITHPLRPDLPVLLGAEGPRNVAQTARIADGWLPLYWSPLRTDLHAAALATAPEGFLVAPLAQARVCADVAEGLRPVKAMLGFYIGGMGHARRNFHADLMARMGYEEEAQRVRELFLAGRREEAVAAVPDAFADEISLVGPRGRIAERLELWRAGPVTDLLVTAPDPETLRVLAELV; encoded by the coding sequence GTGCGGCTCGGCCTCGCGCTCGGCTACTGGGGACGCAGCCCCGACCCGCGCCACCTCGACCTCGCCCGGGAGGCGGAACGCCTCGGCTACCACTCCGTGTGGACGGCCGAGTCCTGGGGATCCGACGCCTTCACCCCGCTCACCTGGATCGCCGCGCACACCACCCGCATCCGGCTCGGCACCGCGGTCGCGCAGATGGCCGCCCGCAGCCCGGCCGCCACGGCGATGCACGCCCTCACCCTCGACCACCTCTCCGGCGGCCGGCTGCTGCTCGGCCTGGGGCTGTCCGGCCCGCAGGTCGTGGAGGGCTGGTACGGGCGGCCGTTCCCGGACAGCCCGCTCACCGCGACGCGCGAGTACGTGGACGTGGTCCGCCAAGTGCTGCGCCGCCGGGCGCCGGTGACGCTCGACGGCCGCCACCACGCGCTCCCCTATCGCGGCCCCGGCGCGACCGGCCTCGGCAGGCCGCTCCGGCCCATCACCCACCCCCTGCGCCCGGACCTGCCCGTCCTGCTCGGCGCCGAAGGGCCCCGCAACGTCGCCCAGACCGCGCGCATCGCGGACGGCTGGCTGCCGCTGTACTGGTCCCCGCTGCGGACGGACCTGCACGCGGCCGCCCTCGCCACCGCGCCCGAGGGCTTCCTGGTGGCGCCGCTGGCCCAGGCGCGGGTCTGCGCCGACGTCGCCGAGGGGCTGCGCCCGGTGAAGGCGATGCTGGGGTTCTACATCGGCGGCATGGGGCACGCGCGCCGCAACTTCCACGCCGACCTCATGGCCCGCATGGGGTACGAGGAGGAGGCGCAGCGGGTGCGGGAGCTGTTCCTGGCGGGCCGGCGGGAGGAGGCCGTCGCGGCCGTGCCGGACGCCTTCGCCGACGAGATCTCCCTCGTCGGGCCGCGCGGGCGCATCGCGGAGCGGCTGGAGCTGTGGCGGGCCGGGCCGGTGACGGACCTGCTGGTGACCGCGCCGGACCCGGAGACGCTGCGGGTGCTGGCGGAGCTGGTGTGA
- a CDS encoding prenyltransferase, which translates to MTFFSRGSGRTERLVLPGVLTAEQVTGTVAGIAAVQREDGAIPWFRGHHLDPWDHVEAAMALDAAGEHGRAEAAYRWLARHQNADGSWFAAYADGAADEPTDRSRESNFVAYVAVGVWHHYLATGDDAFLDSMWPTVYAAVEFVLALQQAGGQIGWKREDDGTPVTDALLTGSSSIHQALRCALAIAEHREEPQPDWELATGLLAHAIRRHPERFLDKGRYSMDWYYPVLGGAVTGVAAKERIEEGWDRFVVPGLGVRCVLPNPWVTGGESCELALALWVMGESDRAVQILQWIQHLRAEDGMYWTGYVYDDDAVWPEERTTWTAGSLLLAAAALGGDEATTAVFGGERLPSGLEPDCCP; encoded by the coding sequence GTGACCTTCTTCAGCCGCGGCTCCGGCCGCACCGAGCGCCTCGTGCTGCCCGGCGTCCTGACCGCCGAGCAGGTCACCGGCACCGTCGCGGGCATCGCCGCCGTCCAGCGCGAGGACGGCGCCATCCCCTGGTTCCGCGGCCACCACCTCGACCCGTGGGACCACGTCGAGGCCGCCATGGCCCTCGACGCCGCCGGCGAGCACGGGCGCGCCGAGGCCGCCTACCGCTGGCTGGCCCGCCACCAGAATGCCGACGGCTCCTGGTTCGCCGCCTACGCCGACGGCGCCGCCGACGAGCCCACCGACCGCTCCCGCGAGTCCAACTTCGTCGCCTACGTGGCCGTGGGCGTCTGGCACCACTACCTCGCCACCGGCGACGACGCCTTCCTCGACAGCATGTGGCCGACCGTCTACGCCGCCGTCGAGTTCGTCCTGGCGCTCCAGCAGGCCGGCGGGCAGATCGGCTGGAAGCGCGAGGACGACGGCACCCCCGTCACCGACGCGCTGCTGACCGGTTCCTCGTCCATCCACCAGGCGCTGCGCTGCGCCCTGGCCATCGCCGAGCACCGCGAGGAGCCGCAGCCGGACTGGGAGCTGGCCACGGGCCTGCTCGCGCACGCGATACGCCGCCACCCGGAGCGGTTCCTCGACAAGGGCCGCTACTCGATGGACTGGTACTACCCCGTCCTCGGCGGCGCGGTCACCGGCGTCGCCGCCAAGGAGCGCATAGAGGAGGGCTGGGACCGCTTCGTGGTGCCGGGCCTGGGCGTGCGCTGCGTGCTGCCCAACCCGTGGGTGACGGGCGGCGAGAGCTGCGAGCTCGCCCTCGCGCTGTGGGTGATGGGGGAGTCCGACCGCGCGGTGCAGATCCTGCAGTGGATCCAGCACCTGCGGGCCGAGGACGGCATGTACTGGACGGGCTACGTCTACGACGACGACGCCGTCTGGCCGGAGGAGCGCACCACGTGGACGGCGGGTTCGCTGCTGCTCGCGGCGGCCGCGCTCGGGGGCGACGAGGCGACGACCGCCGTGTTCGGCGGGGAGCGGCTGCCCTCCGGGCTGGAGCCGGACTGCTGCCCCTAG
- a CDS encoding TetR family transcriptional regulator: MTTEPKSPTARAVLAGPSLPLTERQEARRRRILQATTELASRGGFDAVQMREVAEAAGVALGTLYRYFPSKVHLLVATMQDQLQRLHGTLRKRPPTDADPAARVAQTLMRAFRAMQREPHLADAMMRALTFADRSVSAEVDTVSRLTTAIILDAMGPAGPPSPEQLSAVRVIEHTWHSALITWLSGRASIAQVRIDIETVCRLIRLTTPQQA; the protein is encoded by the coding sequence ATGACGACGGAACCCAAGTCGCCGACCGCGCGGGCCGTGCTCGCCGGGCCCAGCCTTCCCCTGACCGAGCGTCAGGAGGCCCGCCGCCGCCGGATCCTGCAGGCCACCACGGAGCTCGCGAGCCGCGGCGGCTTCGACGCCGTGCAGATGCGCGAGGTCGCCGAGGCGGCGGGCGTCGCGCTCGGCACGCTCTACCGCTACTTCCCCTCCAAGGTCCACCTGCTGGTCGCCACCATGCAGGACCAGCTGCAGCGGCTGCACGGGACGCTGCGCAAGCGCCCGCCCACGGACGCCGACCCGGCCGCGCGCGTGGCCCAGACCCTGATGCGGGCCTTCCGCGCCATGCAGCGCGAACCGCATCTGGCCGATGCGATGATGCGCGCCCTCACCTTCGCCGACCGCTCGGTGAGCGCCGAGGTCGACACCGTCTCCCGGCTCACCACGGCGATCATCCTGGACGCCATGGGGCCGGCCGGGCCGCCCTCCCCCGAGCAGCTCTCCGCCGTCCGCGTCATCGAGCACACCTGGCACTCGGCGCTCATCACCTGGCTCTCGGGGCGCGCTTCGATCGCACAGGTGCGGATCGACATCGAGACCGTCTGCCGGCTCATCCGGCTCACTACCCCACAGCAGGCCTGA
- a CDS encoding M1 family metallopeptidase, with product MTVVPRSPVPRWLRRAVLPAALVLLAACGGSGDAASREAGAPGAGDPLFPRLGNGGYDVRHYGLTLDYDPEDNHLEATAVITARATQDLSAFNLDLDGLKVRSARVDGRPARTARKGSELTVTPRASIAKGHEFETVVVYDGTPKEIKDEDGDVAEGWVETDDGAAGLGQPTGSMAWFPGNHHPSDKASYDFTVTVPKGYTAVANGELQRRLTKGDQTTFTWHNAEPMASYLASVAVSPFKVTTTRAGDLPVYIATHPKEAAATPRLEKLLPEAIAWASELFGPYPFSSAGAVVDHNPYVDYALETQTKPYFNAAPDDVTVVHEVAHQWFGNSVSPRTWRDMWLNESFAAYAEWLWEEKQGGRSAQQIFEDHYTGKDPLSEGIWAFPPADPTPATVSDPPVYGRGAMVLHKLRRAVGDKTFFATVRAWVSEHRHGNADTAGFERFWQERTGKNLGGVFGPWLHGQGRPEQP from the coding sequence ATGACCGTTGTGCCCAGATCCCCCGTGCCCAGGTGGCTGCGGCGGGCCGTGCTGCCCGCCGCCCTCGTGCTCCTCGCGGCCTGCGGCGGTTCCGGTGACGCCGCGTCCCGCGAGGCCGGCGCCCCCGGCGCGGGGGACCCGCTCTTCCCCCGCCTGGGCAACGGCGGTTACGACGTCCGGCACTACGGCCTGACCCTCGACTACGACCCCGAGGACAACCACCTGGAGGCCACGGCCGTCATCACCGCGCGGGCGACGCAGGACCTCAGCGCGTTCAACCTGGACCTCGACGGGCTGAAGGTCCGCAGCGCCCGCGTGGACGGGCGGCCCGCGCGCACCGCCAGGAAGGGCAGCGAGCTGACGGTGACGCCCCGGGCGTCCATCGCCAAGGGCCACGAATTCGAGACGGTCGTCGTCTACGACGGCACGCCGAAGGAGATCAAGGACGAGGACGGCGACGTCGCCGAGGGCTGGGTCGAGACCGACGACGGAGCGGCCGGCCTCGGCCAGCCCACCGGCTCGATGGCCTGGTTCCCCGGCAACCACCACCCCTCCGACAAGGCCTCCTACGACTTCACGGTGACCGTCCCCAAGGGCTACACCGCCGTGGCCAACGGCGAGCTGCAGCGCCGCCTGACCAAGGGCGACCAGACGACCTTCACCTGGCACAACGCCGAGCCGATGGCGAGCTACCTGGCCAGCGTGGCCGTCTCCCCCTTCAAGGTCACCACCACCCGCGCCGGCGACCTGCCGGTCTACATCGCCACCCACCCCAAGGAGGCCGCGGCCACGCCCCGGCTGGAGAAGCTCCTGCCCGAGGCCATCGCCTGGGCGAGCGAGCTCTTCGGGCCCTACCCCTTCTCCTCCGCCGGCGCCGTCGTCGACCACAACCCCTACGTCGACTACGCCCTGGAGACCCAGACCAAGCCCTACTTCAACGCCGCCCCGGACGACGTGACCGTCGTGCACGAAGTCGCCCACCAGTGGTTCGGCAACTCCGTCAGCCCCCGCACCTGGCGCGACATGTGGCTCAACGAGAGCTTCGCCGCGTACGCGGAATGGCTGTGGGAGGAGAAGCAGGGCGGGCGCTCCGCGCAGCAGATCTTCGAGGACCACTACACCGGGAAGGACCCGCTCAGCGAGGGCATCTGGGCCTTCCCGCCCGCCGACCCCACCCCGGCCACGGTCTCCGACCCACCCGTCTACGGCCGCGGCGCGATGGTGCTGCACAAGCTGCGCCGGGCCGTCGGCGACAAGACCTTCTTCGCGACCGTCCGGGCCTGGGTGAGCGAGCACCGGCACGGCAACGCCGACACCGCCGGGTTCGAGCGGTTCTGGCAGGAGCGCACCGGGAAGAACCTCGGCGGCGTGTTCGGCCCGTGGCTCCACGGGCAGGGGAGGCCGGAGCAGCCGTGA
- a CDS encoding SapB/AmfS family lanthipeptide → MALLDLQNMESDENTGGHGGGGQSTVSLLSCVSTASVLICL, encoded by the coding sequence ATGGCGCTCCTCGACCTGCAGAACATGGAGTCCGACGAGAACACCGGCGGTCACGGCGGCGGCGGCCAGAGCACGGTCAGCCTGCTCTCCTGCGTCAGCACCGCCAGCGTGCTGATCTGTCTGTGA
- a CDS encoding ABC transporter ATP-binding protein, translating into MAHTRTATASAGDRLLLGTARHSAGRAAALALLAVASTGAALLLPVTLGHTLDLLLARHGADAGRWVALCALLVAGPAALDALTELLTGTTAARATARLRHRLLGHVLAAGPRTTGRFPPGDLVTRLVGNAADTGTAPATLAHAAASVAGPVGGIVALGLIDPWLALAFLAGAPLLAVLLRAFTRASTDCVARYQQLQGDIAGRLVEALDGARTIAAAGTAAREEARILRPLPGLSRQGHRMWRVQGRSTAQAGTLVPLLQITVLAVAGLRLSQGLLTVGDLLAASRYAVLATGVGMLVGHLNAAARARAAAARAAEVLAVPEVPYGERPLPPGPGTLELRGVSVVRGGRTVLHEVSVTVPGGTSLAVVGRSGSGKSVLAQAAGRLTDPDAGTVLLDGVPLPALRRDDLRRAVGHAFARPALLGGTVGGTIGFGAVTPGREAREAAARAACAHDFVRRLPRGYDTPCADAPLSGGEAQRLGLARAFAHTGRLLILDDATSSLDTATERRVTAALHASSAPTRVLIAHRVTTAASTDRVLWLHEGRTRAVAPHAELWADPEYRAVFNA; encoded by the coding sequence ATGGCACACACCCGCACCGCCACGGCCTCCGCCGGAGACCGGCTGCTGCTCGGCACCGCCCGGCACAGCGCCGGCCGCGCCGCCGCGCTCGCCCTCCTCGCGGTCGCCTCCACCGGAGCCGCGCTCCTGCTGCCCGTCACCCTCGGCCACACCCTCGACCTGCTCCTCGCCCGCCACGGCGCCGACGCCGGCCGATGGGTCGCCCTGTGCGCACTCCTCGTCGCCGGCCCCGCCGCCCTCGACGCCCTCACCGAACTCCTCACCGGCACCACCGCCGCCCGCGCCACCGCCCGGCTGCGCCACCGGCTCCTCGGCCACGTCCTCGCCGCGGGCCCGCGGACCACCGGCCGCTTCCCGCCCGGCGACCTCGTCACCCGCCTCGTCGGCAACGCCGCCGACACCGGCACCGCGCCCGCCACGCTCGCCCACGCCGCCGCCTCCGTGGCGGGCCCCGTCGGCGGGATCGTCGCCCTCGGCCTCATCGACCCCTGGCTCGCGCTCGCCTTCCTCGCCGGCGCCCCCCTGCTCGCCGTCCTCCTGCGCGCCTTCACCCGCGCCTCCACGGACTGCGTCGCCCGCTACCAGCAGCTCCAGGGAGACATCGCCGGGCGCCTCGTCGAAGCGCTCGACGGCGCCCGTACCATCGCCGCCGCCGGCACCGCCGCCCGCGAAGAGGCCCGCATCCTGCGACCGCTGCCCGGGCTCTCCCGCCAGGGGCACCGCATGTGGCGCGTCCAGGGCCGCTCCACGGCCCAGGCCGGCACGCTCGTGCCGCTGCTCCAGATCACCGTCCTCGCCGTCGCCGGCCTCCGGCTCTCCCAGGGCCTCCTCACCGTCGGAGACCTCCTCGCCGCCTCCCGCTACGCCGTCCTCGCCACCGGCGTCGGCATGCTCGTCGGCCACCTCAACGCCGCGGCCCGCGCCCGCGCCGCGGCCGCCCGCGCCGCGGAGGTCCTTGCCGTGCCCGAAGTCCCTTACGGGGAGCGGCCGCTGCCGCCCGGGCCCGGCACGCTGGAGCTGCGGGGGGTGAGCGTCGTACGGGGCGGGCGGACCGTGCTGCACGAGGTGAGCGTGACGGTCCCCGGAGGGACGTCGCTGGCCGTCGTCGGACGCTCCGGCAGCGGCAAGTCCGTCCTCGCGCAGGCCGCCGGCCGGCTCACGGACCCCGACGCCGGCACCGTCCTCCTCGACGGCGTCCCCCTCCCCGCCCTCCGCCGCGACGACCTGCGCCGCGCCGTCGGCCACGCCTTCGCCCGGCCCGCGCTGCTCGGCGGCACCGTCGGCGGCACGATCGGCTTCGGGGCGGTCACGCCGGGGCGCGAGGCGCGGGAGGCCGCGGCGCGGGCGGCCTGCGCGCACGACTTCGTACGGCGCCTCCCGCGCGGGTACGACACGCCCTGCGCGGACGCCCCCCTCTCGGGCGGAGAGGCCCAGCGCCTGGGTCTCGCCCGCGCCTTCGCCCACACGGGCCGCCTCCTGATCCTGGACGACGCCACGTCCAGCCTGGACACGGCGACGGAACGCCGCGTCACAGCAGCCCTGCACGCGTCGTCCGCCCCCACGCGCGTACTGATAGCCCACCGCGTGACGACGGCCGCGAGCACGGACCGCGTCCTGTGGCTCCACGAGGGCAGGACAAGGGCGGTGGCCCCACACGCCGAACTGTGGGCCGACCCGGAATACAGGGCGGTCTTCAATGCCTGA
- a CDS encoding class I SAM-dependent methyltransferase, protein MLTVDFSRFPLAAGDRVLDLGCGAGRHAFECYRRGARVVALDRNGEEIREVARWFAAMKEAGEAPAGATATAMEGDALALPFPDDSFDVVIISEVMEHIPDDKGVLAEMVRVLKPGGRIAVTVPRYGPEKICWALSDAYHEVEGGHIRIYRGDELLDRMREAGLEPYGTHHAHGLHSPYWWLKCAFGVDNDKALPVRAYHKLLVWDIMKKPVATRVAEQALNPLIGKSFVAYATKPHLPAGAEA, encoded by the coding sequence GTGCTGACCGTCGATTTCTCCCGCTTCCCGCTCGCCGCAGGCGACCGCGTCCTCGACCTGGGCTGCGGCGCGGGCCGGCACGCCTTCGAGTGTTACCGGCGCGGAGCGCGCGTCGTCGCGCTCGACCGCAACGGCGAGGAGATACGCGAGGTCGCCAGGTGGTTCGCCGCCATGAAGGAGGCCGGTGAGGCCCCGGCCGGGGCCACCGCCACCGCCATGGAGGGCGACGCCCTGGCCCTGCCCTTCCCCGACGACAGCTTCGACGTCGTCATCATCTCCGAGGTCATGGAGCACATCCCGGACGACAAGGGCGTGCTCGCCGAGATGGTCCGCGTCCTGAAGCCGGGCGGCCGGATCGCGGTCACCGTCCCGCGCTACGGCCCGGAGAAGATCTGCTGGGCGCTCTCGGACGCCTACCACGAGGTCGAGGGCGGCCACATCCGCATCTACCGCGGCGACGAGCTCCTCGACCGGATGCGCGAGGCCGGCCTGGAGCCGTACGGCACCCACCACGCCCACGGCCTGCACAGCCCCTACTGGTGGCTCAAGTGCGCCTTCGGCGTCGACAACGACAAGGCGCTGCCCGTCCGCGCCTACCACAAGCTCCTGGTCTGGGACATCATGAAGAAGCCCGTGGCCACCCGGGTCGCCGAGCAGGCCCTCAACCCGCTCATCGGCAAGAGCTTCGTGGCGTACGCGACCAAGCCGCACCTGCCCGCCGGGGCGGAGGCGTGA